One Leifsonia shinshuensis DNA window includes the following coding sequences:
- a CDS encoding RidA family protein, which produces MPTHTRIRPFNTKDTYPEQNLDNDLCQAVVANGVVYLRGQIGQDLETRESVGIGDVEAQTEKAMANIAMLLEEAGSSLDDIVKVVIYIIDPRYREDVYRVVGRWLKGVFPVSTGIVVSALARPEWLVEIDATAVISSPAAAVAGGAA; this is translated from the coding sequence ATGCCGACCCACACCCGCATCCGCCCGTTCAACACGAAGGACACCTATCCCGAGCAGAACCTGGACAACGACCTCTGCCAGGCGGTCGTCGCGAACGGCGTCGTCTACCTCCGCGGCCAGATCGGCCAGGACCTGGAGACCCGCGAGTCGGTCGGGATCGGCGACGTCGAGGCACAGACCGAGAAGGCCATGGCGAACATCGCGATGCTGCTGGAGGAGGCCGGATCGAGCCTGGACGACATCGTCAAGGTCGTCATCTACATCATCGACCCGCGCTACCGGGAGGACGTGTACCGGGTGGTCGGACGCTGGTTGAAGGGCGTCTTCCCGGTCTCCACGGGCATCGTCGTCTCGGCGCTCGCCCGCCCGGAGTGGCTGGTGGAGATCGACGCGACGGCCGTCATCAGCTCGCCGGCTGCTGCCGTGGCGGGAGGCGCCGCGTGA
- a CDS encoding flavin-containing monooxygenase, whose protein sequence is MSSQEIEVLVVGAGQAGVAMSAHLTERGIPHLVLERGRIAERWRSGRWDSLVANGPAWHDRFPGLEFDDVDQDGFAPKERVADYFVAYAAMTNAPIRSGVEVLSVRRNSGNPGFRVETTDGSYTARYVVAATGPFQKPVIPTVIPASAGIEQLHSSDYRNPDQLPAGGVLVVGAGSSGVQIADELRRAGRQVHLSVGPHDRPPRRYRGRDNVWWLGVLGKWEASAPAAAAEHVTIAVSGARGGRTVDFRELAESGITLVGRTQDYADGVIRFGGDLAANIHAGDANYLSVLDEADAYIERNGLDLPEEPEARILGPDPACVTDPVTELDLAAAGITSIVWATGFGVDYGWLRVDALDAAGRPVHQRGVSAERGVYFLGLPWQSRRGSSFIWGVWHDAGYIADQIQIQRTYLSYENAAVAAEGAAV, encoded by the coding sequence ATGTCGAGCCAGGAAATCGAGGTCCTCGTCGTCGGCGCGGGACAGGCCGGTGTGGCGATGAGCGCCCACCTGACCGAGCGCGGCATCCCGCATCTCGTGCTGGAACGCGGCCGCATCGCCGAGCGCTGGCGGTCGGGCCGCTGGGACTCGCTCGTCGCGAACGGACCCGCGTGGCACGACCGGTTCCCCGGCCTGGAGTTCGACGACGTCGACCAGGACGGCTTCGCCCCCAAGGAGCGCGTCGCCGACTACTTCGTGGCATACGCCGCGATGACGAACGCGCCGATCCGCAGCGGAGTGGAGGTGCTGTCGGTCCGCCGCAACAGCGGGAATCCCGGATTCCGGGTGGAGACCACCGACGGCAGCTACACCGCCCGCTACGTCGTCGCCGCGACCGGCCCGTTCCAGAAGCCGGTCATCCCCACCGTCATCCCCGCTTCGGCCGGAATCGAGCAACTGCACTCCAGCGACTACCGCAACCCCGACCAGCTCCCAGCCGGGGGCGTGCTCGTCGTCGGCGCCGGCTCCTCCGGCGTGCAGATCGCCGACGAGCTGCGCCGCGCCGGCCGCCAGGTGCACCTCTCGGTCGGTCCGCACGACCGGCCGCCGCGCCGCTACCGCGGACGCGACAACGTGTGGTGGCTGGGTGTCCTCGGCAAGTGGGAGGCCTCCGCGCCCGCCGCCGCCGCCGAGCACGTGACAATCGCGGTCAGCGGCGCCCGCGGCGGCCGCACCGTCGACTTCCGCGAGCTCGCCGAGAGCGGCATCACGCTCGTCGGCCGCACACAGGACTACGCCGACGGCGTCATCCGGTTCGGCGGCGACCTGGCCGCCAACATCCACGCCGGGGACGCCAACTACCTGTCGGTGCTCGACGAGGCGGACGCCTACATCGAGCGCAACGGCCTCGACCTCCCGGAGGAGCCGGAGGCGCGCATCCTCGGCCCCGACCCCGCCTGCGTGACCGACCCGGTCACCGAGCTCGACCTCGCCGCGGCGGGCATCACCTCCATCGTCTGGGCGACCGGGTTCGGCGTCGACTACGGCTGGCTGCGGGTGGACGCGCTGGACGCCGCGGGCCGGCCCGTGCACCAGCGCGGCGTCTCGGCCGAGCGCGGCGTCTACTTCCTGGGCCTGCCGTGGCAGTCGCGCCGCGGCTCCAGCTTCATCTGGGGCGTCTGGCACGACGCCGGCTACATCGCCGACCAGATCCAGATCCAGCGAACCTACCTGTCGTACGAGAACGCCGCGGTCGCGGCGGAAGGAGCAGCCGTCTGA
- a CDS encoding DUF1028 domain-containing protein: MTFSILAVDGTGAIGSAICSSSPAVAARCVNLADGVGGAHSQNITDPRLGPRLIDGLRDGRPVEEVLAWVVDSTPDIDYRQLLVIDREGRSAIHSGSQVLGHHGQAQSAHAVAAGNMLARDDVPQLMVDAFEASEGELEVRLLAALQAAVAAGGEEGPVHSAGVAVVRDAGWRVTDLRVDWAENPVELLGEILLETWLPQRDAYVTRGLMPAGAPSYGVPGDE, encoded by the coding sequence GTGACCTTCTCGATCCTCGCCGTCGACGGCACGGGAGCGATCGGCTCGGCCATCTGCTCCTCGTCGCCCGCCGTCGCCGCCCGCTGTGTGAACCTCGCCGACGGCGTCGGCGGCGCGCACTCCCAGAACATCACCGACCCTCGCCTCGGCCCGAGGCTCATCGACGGGCTGCGCGACGGCCGGCCGGTGGAGGAGGTGCTGGCGTGGGTCGTGGACTCCACGCCGGACATCGACTACCGGCAGCTCCTCGTGATCGACCGCGAGGGCCGCTCCGCCATCCATTCGGGCTCTCAGGTGCTCGGCCACCACGGCCAGGCGCAGTCCGCGCACGCGGTCGCGGCGGGCAACATGCTCGCGCGGGACGATGTGCCGCAGCTCATGGTGGACGCGTTCGAGGCGTCCGAGGGCGAGTTGGAGGTGCGGCTGCTGGCCGCGCTCCAGGCTGCGGTCGCAGCGGGCGGCGAGGAGGGGCCGGTCCATTCGGCCGGCGTCGCGGTCGTGCGCGACGCCGGCTGGCGCGTCACCGATCTCCGCGTCGACTGGGCCGAGAACCCGGTCGAACTGCTGGGCGAGATCCTGCTGGAGACCTGGCTGCCGCAGCGCGACGCCTACGTCACGCGCGGGCTGATGCCGGCGGGCGCCCCGAGCTACGGGGTGCCGGGGGATGAGTGA
- a CDS encoding M20 family metallopeptidase → MSDVAVATTTLKDRARELVDAELPSLVALSEALHADPETAWNEHRACARLQEALAARGFAVTPAYLGLDTAFLATAGSGPVRIGVCAEYDALPGLGHACGHNLIAAIAVGVASALAPLADELGITVEVYGTPAEEGGGGKIELLDRGAFAGLDLAVMAHPGPVDVAEARPFAVAHSHVRYDGKAAHAGAYPEEGVNANDAFVIAQVAIGLLRQQLPHSARVHGIQTVGGQAPNAIPDRTEGRWYVRAETLEELERVEEKVNRCFEAGALASGTTLTVTPESKPYSEFRNDERALGFYRANAEALGRVFDGSSAAGRMNRASTDMGNVSQVVPAIHPYVGVGSLPATNHQPEFATACVGPLAEKALRDAAVALAQTVVDVVS, encoded by the coding sequence ATGAGTGACGTCGCGGTCGCCACGACGACGCTGAAGGATCGCGCCCGCGAACTCGTGGACGCCGAGCTGCCGTCGCTCGTCGCCCTCTCGGAGGCCCTGCACGCCGACCCGGAGACCGCCTGGAACGAGCATCGAGCCTGCGCCCGCTTGCAGGAGGCGCTGGCCGCCCGCGGCTTCGCCGTCACGCCCGCGTACCTCGGGCTGGACACCGCGTTCCTCGCGACCGCGGGCTCCGGTCCCGTGCGGATCGGCGTCTGCGCGGAGTACGACGCCCTGCCCGGCCTCGGGCACGCCTGCGGCCACAACCTCATCGCGGCGATCGCGGTCGGCGTGGCTTCTGCGCTGGCGCCGCTCGCCGACGAGCTGGGCATCACCGTCGAGGTCTACGGGACCCCGGCGGAGGAGGGCGGCGGCGGCAAGATCGAGCTGCTCGACCGCGGCGCATTCGCAGGGCTCGACCTCGCCGTGATGGCCCATCCCGGCCCGGTGGACGTCGCCGAGGCGCGTCCCTTCGCCGTCGCGCACTCGCACGTGCGCTACGACGGCAAGGCCGCGCACGCCGGCGCCTACCCGGAGGAGGGCGTCAACGCGAACGACGCCTTCGTCATCGCGCAGGTTGCGATCGGCCTGCTCCGCCAGCAGCTGCCGCACTCGGCGCGCGTGCACGGCATCCAGACGGTCGGCGGGCAGGCGCCCAACGCCATCCCGGACCGCACGGAGGGCCGCTGGTATGTCCGCGCCGAGACGCTGGAAGAGCTGGAGCGCGTCGAAGAGAAGGTGAACCGCTGCTTCGAGGCCGGCGCTCTGGCCTCCGGGACGACGCTGACCGTCACGCCGGAGAGCAAGCCGTACTCGGAGTTCCGGAACGACGAGCGGGCGCTGGGGTTCTACCGGGCGAACGCCGAGGCGCTCGGCCGGGTGTTCGACGGTTCGTCCGCCGCCGGCCGGATGAACCGCGCGTCGACCGACATGGGCAACGTGTCGCAGGTCGTCCCGGCCATCCACCCGTACGTCGGGGTGGGCAGCCTCCCGGCCACCAACCACCAGCCGGAGTTCGCCACCGCGTGCGTCGGCCCGTTGGCGGAGAAAGCGTTGCGGGACGCCGCCGTCGCGCTCGCCCAGACCGTCGTGGACGTCGTGTCATGA